In the Solibacillus sp. FSL K6-1523 genome, one interval contains:
- a CDS encoding nucleotidyltransferase: protein MQAVGIVVEYNPFHNGHLHHVQEAKRTTNSDVAVAVMSGQFLQRGEPALVDKWHRTKMALASGVDVVIELPYIFSTAQANQFATGAVQLLHAMQCTTLAFGSEQGSIEPFLNSYHLIENNRQPYNHTIKEQIQLGKSYPQALYFAYEQLKQQHPNSYIDLAQPNNILGFHYVEAIQQINSPMRPTTIQRIAAGYHDSIDVHQKIASATGIRKALFSGNSLADIAQFLPSASFQQLVQWQQTHQQFASWENFWPLVKYAILRHTPAQLLQYADVTEGLQNSLIKHAANSATFSEFMNALKSKRYTWARLQRMITHIYTGITKEQLHAHTEPTCLRILGMTEDGQRYISNIKKSLELPLISRVAAVADPVLALDLKATQMYQLGIEQFSTEKIDEDYKSPPIRF from the coding sequence ATGCAAGCTGTCGGCATTGTCGTAGAGTACAACCCTTTTCACAATGGACATTTACATCATGTACAAGAAGCAAAGCGTACAACGAATTCAGATGTAGCTGTCGCAGTAATGAGTGGGCAATTTCTTCAACGTGGAGAACCTGCACTCGTTGACAAGTGGCATCGCACAAAAATGGCATTGGCAAGTGGTGTTGATGTTGTCATTGAGCTCCCATATATTTTTAGTACAGCACAGGCAAATCAGTTTGCTACTGGCGCTGTCCAATTACTCCATGCGATGCAATGCACCACATTAGCATTTGGAAGTGAACAAGGTAGCATTGAGCCCTTTTTAAATAGCTATCATTTAATCGAAAACAATCGCCAACCATACAACCACACGATTAAAGAGCAGATTCAACTTGGTAAAAGCTATCCACAAGCGCTCTATTTCGCATATGAACAGCTTAAACAACAACACCCTAATTCATACATTGATTTAGCGCAACCGAACAATATTTTAGGCTTTCACTATGTAGAGGCAATCCAACAAATCAACAGCCCGATGCGACCTACAACAATCCAAAGAATTGCTGCTGGCTATCATGATTCCATCGATGTTCATCAAAAAATCGCCAGTGCCACTGGGATTCGGAAAGCATTATTTAGTGGGAATTCATTAGCGGATATTGCTCAATTTCTTCCGTCTGCTAGCTTTCAACAACTGGTGCAATGGCAGCAAACGCATCAACAATTTGCATCATGGGAAAACTTTTGGCCGCTCGTTAAATATGCCATTTTACGGCACACACCCGCACAATTACTCCAATATGCAGATGTTACGGAAGGTTTGCAAAATTCATTAATCAAACACGCTGCCAACAGTGCTACTTTTAGTGAATTTATGAATGCGCTCAAATCCAAACGTTACACTTGGGCACGTTTACAACGCATGATTACGCATATATATACTGGTATTACAAAAGAGCAACTACATGCGCATACGGAGCCCACTTGTTTGCGAATTTTAGGTATGACTGAAGATGGTCAACGCTATATTTCGAACATAAAGAAATCATTGGAGTTACCACTAATTAGCCGTGTTGCCGCTGTTGCTGACCCTGTTTTAGCACTGGATTTAAAGGCTACGCAAATGTATCAGTTAGGCATCGAACAATTTTCAACAGAAAAAATAGACGAAGATTATAAATCTCCGCCTATCCGCTTCTAA
- a CDS encoding YceD family protein — MKWSIHQLSKYRKDGMPLDTNVQLDNLEMRNSDIRNVSPVHVKGLCTFGASQMTCQLTISATLTLPCARTWEDVEYPVNIETVEIFSWVDKEQRGDVFSDIHFIDGDVIDMKPVLEELILLEVPMQVFKENTEGQVQSGKNWSYSTDEEVELANKVDEPKLDPRLAALAKYFDQTDK, encoded by the coding sequence ATGAAATGGTCAATTCATCAATTATCTAAGTATCGTAAAGACGGGATGCCACTTGATACAAATGTACAATTGGATAACCTGGAAATGCGAAACTCAGATATTCGTAACGTTTCACCCGTTCATGTAAAAGGGCTATGTACTTTTGGTGCATCGCAAATGACTTGTCAACTAACGATTAGCGCTACATTGACGCTTCCATGTGCACGCACGTGGGAAGATGTTGAATATCCCGTGAATATTGAAACAGTTGAGATTTTCAGTTGGGTCGATAAGGAACAACGCGGGGATGTTTTTAGCGATATTCATTTTATCGATGGAGACGTTATTGACATGAAGCCAGTTCTTGAAGAATTAATTCTTCTTGAGGTGCCGATGCAAGTATTCAAAGAGAATACCGAAGGACAAGTGCAAAGTGGTAAAAACTGGTCCTATTCAACGGATGAAGAGGTAGAGTTAGCGAATAAAGTTGACGAACCAAAATTGGATCCAAGACTGGCTGCTTTAGCTA